A region from the Candidatus Polarisedimenticolaceae bacterium genome encodes:
- a CDS encoding acetate--CoA ligase family protein translates to MKRAQHPLDSIFRPRSVAVVGASRRRHTIGREILRNLVEFEYTGPVFPVNATSPVVNSMKCYPSIDAIPGDVDLAIVVVPRDQVLSVVDACGKKGVRGLVTITAGFREVGGVGAEIEAKLKAKLKKYGMRMVGPNCMGVINTEPDVRLNATFAASVPRRGNVGFISQSGALGEAILADAAERGIGVAQFVSMGNKTDISGNDLLEYWEHNAGVDVILMYLESFGNPRKFTQLARRITRRKPIITVKAGRTAAGARAASSHTGSIVGLDIATESLLEQCGVLRVDSMVDLFVLAEAFANQPIPRGDRIAIVTNAGGPGILCTDALIGAGLQLAELAPSTRKKVLKVLPPEASASNPVDMIASATGDKYRAVLDAVTKDPNVDGVIAIFVSPITIDAFEVARAIAEASDGKKPILSVFMGKMRSEEGTAELRRRRVPVYRFPEEAAAAMAAMCRYRVLRDRPHGKEVRFKVEAERARKVVASARRAKRTMLKPAEVRAILEAYGFPVVPQRSCNTGAEAIEAATGFGYPVVLKAESEAISHKTDVGGVKVDLRNADEVAQAFRDLTTRLRKLDPKVKATVQPMVKGGREVILGMSRDPQFGPLLMFGLGGIFVEVMKDVTVRIHPINDVQARSMIEGVKGYPLLAGARGEKPVAIGLLEDALLRLSQLVADLGDEIAEMDLNPLIVTDRADRSFVVDARIALQG, encoded by the coding sequence ATGAAGCGAGCCCAACACCCCCTCGATTCCATCTTCCGTCCCCGCTCCGTCGCCGTCGTCGGCGCGTCGCGCCGCCGGCACACGATCGGGCGGGAGATCCTGCGCAACCTCGTCGAGTTCGAATACACGGGGCCGGTGTTTCCCGTGAACGCCACCTCCCCGGTCGTGAACTCGATGAAGTGTTACCCGTCGATCGACGCGATCCCCGGGGACGTCGACCTCGCGATCGTCGTGGTGCCGCGAGACCAGGTCCTCTCGGTCGTGGACGCGTGCGGGAAGAAGGGGGTGCGGGGCCTGGTCACGATCACCGCGGGATTCCGCGAGGTGGGAGGGGTCGGCGCCGAGATCGAGGCCAAGCTCAAGGCGAAGCTGAAGAAATACGGGATGCGGATGGTCGGCCCCAACTGCATGGGGGTGATCAACACCGAGCCCGACGTACGCCTCAACGCGACCTTCGCCGCCTCGGTCCCCCGCCGCGGGAACGTCGGGTTCATCTCGCAGTCGGGAGCGCTCGGGGAGGCGATCCTCGCGGACGCGGCCGAACGCGGGATCGGCGTCGCGCAGTTCGTCTCGATGGGGAACAAGACCGACATCTCCGGCAACGACCTCCTCGAGTACTGGGAGCACAACGCCGGGGTCGACGTGATCCTCATGTACCTGGAGTCCTTCGGGAACCCGCGGAAGTTCACCCAGCTCGCGCGGCGCATCACCCGCCGGAAACCGATCATCACGGTGAAGGCGGGGCGCACGGCGGCGGGGGCCCGCGCGGCGTCCTCGCACACCGGCTCGATCGTGGGGCTCGACATCGCGACGGAGTCGCTCCTCGAGCAGTGCGGGGTCCTGCGCGTCGATTCGATGGTGGACCTGTTCGTCCTCGCCGAGGCGTTCGCGAACCAGCCGATCCCGCGCGGGGACCGCATCGCGATCGTCACCAACGCCGGCGGCCCGGGGATCCTCTGCACCGACGCCTTGATCGGGGCCGGGCTGCAGCTCGCCGAGCTCGCGCCCTCGACCCGGAAGAAGGTGCTGAAGGTCCTCCCGCCGGAGGCGTCGGCGTCCAACCCGGTCGACATGATCGCCTCGGCGACCGGGGACAAGTACCGCGCGGTCCTCGACGCGGTGACCAAGGACCCGAACGTCGACGGGGTCATCGCGATCTTCGTCTCCCCGATCACGATCGACGCCTTCGAGGTCGCCCGCGCGATCGCCGAGGCCTCGGACGGAAAGAAGCCGATCCTCTCCGTGTTCATGGGGAAGATGCGCTCGGAGGAAGGGACGGCGGAGCTGCGCCGTCGCCGCGTCCCCGTGTACCGCTTCCCGGAGGAGGCCGCGGCGGCGATGGCGGCGATGTGCCGCTACCGCGTGCTGCGCGACCGGCCGCACGGCAAGGAGGTGCGCTTCAAGGTCGAAGCCGAGCGTGCGCGGAAGGTCGTCGCCTCCGCGCGCCGCGCCAAGCGGACGATGCTCAAGCCCGCCGAGGTCCGCGCGATCCTCGAGGCCTACGGCTTCCCGGTCGTGCCGCAGCGCTCGTGCAACACCGGCGCCGAGGCGATCGAGGCGGCGACGGGGTTCGGCTACCCGGTCGTCCTGAAGGCCGAGTCCGAGGCGATCTCGCACAAGACCGACGTGGGAGGCGTGAAGGTGGACCTGCGCAACGCCGACGAGGTGGCGCAGGCGTTCCGCGACCTGACGACGCGCCTCAGGAAGCTCGACCCGAAGGTGAAGGCCACGGTGCAGCCGATGGTCAAGGGCGGGCGCGAGGTGATCCTCGGGATGAGCCGCGATCCGCAGTTCGGCCCGCTGCTGATGTTCGGCCTGGGCGGGATCTTCGTCGAGGTCATGAAGGACGTCACGGTGCGCATCCACCCGATCAACGACGTCCAGGCGCGCTCGATGATCGAAGGGGTGAAGGGGTATCCGCTCCTCGCGGGGGCGCGCGGCGAGAAGCCGGTCGCGATCGGCCTCCTCGAGGACGCCCTGCTGCGCCTGTCCCAGCTCGTCGCCGACCTGGGGGACGAGATCGCCGAGATGGACCTGAACCCGCTGATCGTCACCGACCGCGCGGACCGCTCGTTCGTGGTGGACGCGAGGATCGCGCTTCAGGGTTGA
- a CDS encoding DUF72 domain-containing protein, whose protein sequence is MGASGLVRIGVAGWDYPDWSGLVYPHGAGRGFDRLGWLARFVDTVEINATFYRPCTAKVAATWVRRVAHARGFRFAAKAHRSWTHDAADTFDVAPTLEGLTPLREAGLLGALLVQFPQSFHRSEGAQERIGRILDRVEGWPVVLEFRHASWDDDFAAAWVRDRGAAWCVVDQPQIGRSTAAPTARVTSRLAYFRLHGRNAGNWFREDAGRDARYDYLYSEEELGPLADAAAAMAVRAAEVYVIQNNHFRGQAVVNALQMKQRLQGVRPVAPGSLAAAYPELAAIAAPEPGRLI, encoded by the coding sequence ATGGGCGCCTCGGGACTCGTCCGGATCGGCGTGGCCGGCTGGGATTACCCCGACTGGAGCGGGCTCGTGTACCCCCACGGCGCGGGGCGCGGGTTCGACCGGCTCGGCTGGCTCGCCCGCTTCGTCGACACCGTCGAGATCAACGCGACCTTCTACCGCCCCTGCACCGCCAAGGTCGCGGCGACGTGGGTGCGCCGCGTCGCCCACGCGCGCGGTTTCCGGTTCGCCGCCAAGGCCCATCGCTCGTGGACCCACGACGCCGCCGACACCTTCGACGTCGCGCCCACCCTCGAGGGGCTGACCCCGCTTCGGGAGGCGGGGCTCCTCGGCGCGCTCCTCGTGCAGTTCCCGCAGTCGTTCCACCGGAGCGAAGGGGCGCAGGAGCGGATCGGCCGGATCCTCGACCGCGTCGAGGGGTGGCCGGTGGTCCTCGAGTTCCGCCACGCCTCGTGGGACGACGACTTCGCCGCCGCCTGGGTCCGCGACCGCGGCGCGGCGTGGTGCGTCGTCGACCAGCCGCAGATCGGTCGATCGACGGCGGCCCCGACCGCGCGCGTGACCTCCCGCCTGGCCTATTTTCGTCTGCACGGCCGCAACGCCGGGAACTGGTTCCGCGAGGACGCGGGTCGGGACGCCCGGTACGACTACCTGTACTCGGAGGAGGAGCTGGGTCCTTTGGCCGACGCGGCGGCCGCGATGGCGGTGCGCGCCGCCGAGGTCTACGTGATCCAGAACAACCACTTCCGGGGGCAGGCGGTCGTCAACGCGCTGCAGATGAAGCAGCGGTTGCAGGGCGTCCGTCCCGTCGCGCCGGGCTCGCTCGCGGCGGCCTACCCGGAGCTCGCCGCGATCGCGGCGCCGGAGCCCGGAAGGTTGATCTAA
- a CDS encoding saccharopine dehydrogenase C-terminal domain-containing protein, producing MSRAAVLGAGLVGGLIARDLAAEGLEVLACDARDAALGTLDGVEGIATRRCDLSTAAGVRAAVEGADVAAVAVPGFMGTSVLREVIRAGVPLADISFSPEDPFELNDEARKAGVPVIVDCGVAPGLSNLFVGKSVAEMDAVDAVLILVGGLPVRRVWPYEYRLVFSLTDVLEEYTRPSRFREHGVEVVRPALSEIELVDLPRAGTLEAFNTDGLRTLLRTVSAPNLKEKTLRWPGHAERMRMIRDTGFLSDEPVEFGGVSVRPRALTERLLLDAWTLPPGDDEFTVLRVVVEGRRRGTGVRDTWDLYDRTDPVSRATSMARTTGFPCAIVARLLAEKVWTAPGVHPPELLAHEGAVAERMLSELKRRGVAVERRNEVL from the coding sequence ATGAGCCGCGCGGCGGTGCTCGGGGCGGGCCTCGTCGGAGGTTTGATCGCGCGCGACCTCGCCGCGGAGGGGCTCGAGGTCCTCGCCTGCGACGCGCGCGACGCGGCCCTCGGGACGCTCGACGGCGTCGAAGGCATCGCGACGCGCCGGTGCGACCTCTCGACCGCCGCGGGGGTGCGTGCCGCGGTGGAGGGCGCCGACGTCGCGGCGGTCGCCGTTCCGGGGTTCATGGGGACCTCGGTGCTGCGGGAGGTCATCCGTGCGGGCGTCCCCCTCGCGGACATCTCGTTCTCGCCGGAGGACCCGTTCGAGCTGAACGACGAAGCCCGCAAGGCGGGGGTGCCGGTGATCGTCGACTGCGGCGTCGCGCCGGGGCTCTCGAACCTGTTCGTCGGGAAGTCGGTCGCCGAGATGGACGCGGTCGATGCGGTCCTCATCCTCGTCGGCGGCCTTCCGGTCCGCCGCGTGTGGCCCTACGAGTACCGCCTCGTTTTCTCGCTGACGGACGTCCTCGAGGAGTACACGCGCCCGTCGCGGTTCCGCGAACACGGCGTCGAGGTCGTCCGCCCGGCGCTCTCGGAGATCGAGCTCGTCGATCTCCCGCGGGCGGGGACGCTCGAGGCGTTCAACACGGACGGCCTGCGCACGCTGCTGCGCACCGTCTCCGCCCCGAACCTGAAGGAGAAGACGCTGCGCTGGCCCGGCCACGCCGAGCGCATGCGGATGATCCGCGACACCGGGTTCCTCTCCGACGAGCCGGTCGAGTTCGGCGGCGTGTCGGTCCGCCCGCGCGCGTTGACCGAGCGCCTCCTGCTCGACGCGTGGACGTTGCCTCCGGGGGACGACGAGTTCACCGTCCTCCGCGTGGTCGTCGAGGGGCGCCGCCGGGGAACGGGGGTGCGCGACACCTGGGACCTGTACGACCGCACCGATCCCGTGTCCCGGGCGACCTCGATGGCCCGCACGACGGGGTTCCCGTGCGCGATCGTCGCGCGCCTGCTGGCGGAGAAGGTCTGGACCGCCCCCGGAGTCCACCCTCCCGAGCTCCTCGCCCACGAGGGTGCGGTCGCCGAGCGCATGCTCTCGGAGCTGAAGCGGCGCGGGGTCGCGGTCGAGCGTCGGAACGAGGTCCTTTAG
- the bamD gene encoding outer membrane protein assembly factor BamD, with amino-acid sequence MRRAVVAALVAGLLFLPGCAAKRRERKEREAQFLTSSSLYQAARAEFERRNLRKARTILEKIQFTGDDRQTLEPLVRLLLADATFYLGDDLSLIEARSKYLDFVTLYGDHPLAPYAQFQAGVCSLRQAANPSRDQSDTTIAIADLRDVVRRFPESSFAPAAKEALVRAETNLAEHEFLVGRFYLQKRKYRAAGERFRGLMETYPHYEHREKLYFHMGKALLLGESVSEGKSWLDRLLADYPQSEFAKEAKSLLAENGAPVKSEERAKR; translated from the coding sequence ATGCGGCGCGCCGTCGTCGCCGCGCTCGTCGCGGGGCTCCTGTTCCTCCCCGGCTGCGCCGCGAAACGCCGCGAGCGCAAGGAGCGGGAGGCGCAGTTCCTCACCTCGTCGTCGCTGTACCAGGCGGCGCGCGCCGAGTTCGAAAGACGCAACCTCCGGAAGGCCCGCACGATCCTCGAGAAGATCCAGTTCACGGGGGACGACCGCCAGACCCTCGAGCCGCTCGTCCGCCTGCTCCTGGCCGACGCCACGTTCTACCTCGGCGACGACCTTTCGCTGATCGAGGCGCGATCGAAGTATCTCGACTTCGTGACCCTCTACGGCGATCACCCGCTCGCGCCGTACGCCCAGTTCCAGGCCGGGGTCTGCTCGCTGCGCCAGGCGGCGAATCCGTCGCGGGACCAGAGCGACACGACGATCGCCATCGCGGACCTGCGCGACGTCGTGCGCCGGTTCCCGGAATCGTCCTTCGCCCCCGCCGCGAAGGAAGCGCTGGTCCGCGCGGAGACCAACCTCGCCGAGCACGAGTTCCTCGTGGGGCGGTTCTACCTGCAGAAGCGGAAGTACCGCGCCGCCGGGGAACGCTTCCGCGGCCTGATGGAGACCTACCCCCACTACGAGCACCGCGAGAAGCTCTACTTCCACATGGGGAAGGCGCTGCTCCTCGGGGAGAGCGTCTCGGAAGGGAAGTCCTGGCTCGACCGCCTGCTCGCCGACTACCCGCAGAGCGAATTCGCCAAGGAGGCGAAGTCGCTGCTCGCGGAGAACGGCGCGCCGGTGAAATCGGAGGAGAGGGCGAAGCGATGA
- a CDS encoding thioesterase family protein has translation MPEPSVRTSVTTTRVRYPETDRMGVAHHTHHFVWFELGRTELMREAGSAYGELEDGEGVFFPVVEAGAAYVSPARYDETLRITTRLVSVKGVRVRFEYHVARETGETVSTGFTVHASVGRDGRPIRLPETLRRRLAGEGA, from the coding sequence ATGCCTGAGCCGTCCGTGCGGACCTCGGTCACGACGACGCGCGTGCGGTACCCCGAGACCGACCGCATGGGGGTCGCGCACCACACCCATCACTTCGTCTGGTTCGAGCTCGGTCGGACCGAGTTGATGCGCGAGGCCGGGAGCGCCTACGGGGAGCTCGAGGACGGCGAAGGCGTGTTCTTCCCGGTCGTCGAGGCGGGGGCCGCCTACGTTTCGCCGGCGCGCTACGATGAGACGCTCCGGATCACGACCCGGCTGGTTTCCGTGAAAGGGGTTCGCGTGCGATTCGAGTATCACGTGGCCCGGGAGACGGGCGAAACCGTCTCGACCGGTTTCACCGTTCACGCGTCGGTGGGGCGGGACGGCCGTCCGATCCGCCTCCCCGAGACGCTGCGCCGGCGCCTGGCCGGCGAGGGGGCCTGA
- the rpe gene encoding ribulose-phosphate 3-epimerase, producing the protein MGAVVAPSILSADFARLGAEIKEIEAGGAGLVHVDVMDGHFVPNITIGPLVAAAVRKVTQLPVDCHLMIADPDRYLEAFAAAGADMISVHVEAARHLHRTVRAIQALKVKAGVVLNPATPLAAIEEILPAVDFVLLMSVNPGFGGQKLIPAVLEKARRLRAWIDREGLSTRIEIDGGVDLTNLDAVAATGVDMIVAGNAVFGTGDPRAATQAFVRRLAVLAEQGRHA; encoded by the coding sequence ATGGGCGCGGTCGTCGCACCTTCGATCCTGAGCGCGGACTTCGCGCGGCTGGGGGCCGAGATCAAGGAGATCGAGGCCGGCGGGGCGGGGCTCGTCCACGTCGACGTCATGGACGGGCACTTCGTCCCCAACATCACGATCGGCCCGCTCGTGGCCGCGGCGGTTCGCAAGGTCACGCAGCTGCCCGTCGACTGCCACCTGATGATCGCCGACCCCGACCGGTATCTCGAGGCCTTCGCCGCCGCGGGGGCGGACATGATCTCGGTGCACGTCGAGGCCGCGCGCCACCTGCACCGGACCGTGCGCGCGATCCAGGCCCTCAAGGTCAAGGCGGGGGTCGTGCTCAACCCGGCGACGCCGCTCGCCGCGATCGAGGAGATCCTGCCGGCGGTCGATTTCGTGCTGCTGATGTCGGTGAACCCCGGGTTCGGCGGCCAGAAGCTGATTCCCGCCGTCCTCGAGAAGGCGCGACGCCTTCGCGCCTGGATCGACCGCGAAGGGCTGTCGACCCGGATCGAGATCGACGGCGGCGTCGATCTCACGAATCTCGACGCGGTCGCCGCGACGGGCGTCGACATGATCGTCGCCGGGAACGCCGTCTTCGGGACGGGGGATCCCCGCGCGGCGACGCAGGCGTTCGTGCGCCGCCTCGCCGTCCTCGCGGAGCAGGGGCGGCATGCCTGA
- a CDS encoding PASTA domain-containing protein: MSEPKPAARRGALRLAARAVALAALAAACGVAGFWVALQFGPDVEVVAVPDLAGVSVEDAQRLAREAGLELEVVEERNDPDADPGTVAEQDPAAGAEVARGRRVRVVRSLGSERLVVPDLVGQPAREVEIRLRQLGLEPGVESHAFRRAAPVGAVLAQVPPAGGPASSGTRVHRLVSDGPVPVRWVMPDLSGRRLDDVETWLRWSGLRRGALRRVDGSGRDSGTIVGQLPAAGAPVSARGVVELTLAR, encoded by the coding sequence ATGAGCGAGCCGAAACCGGCGGCCCGGAGAGGCGCCCTGCGCCTCGCGGCGCGCGCGGTGGCGCTCGCCGCGCTGGCGGCGGCGTGCGGCGTCGCGGGATTCTGGGTCGCCCTCCAATTCGGTCCCGACGTCGAGGTCGTCGCCGTCCCCGATCTCGCGGGAGTCTCCGTCGAGGATGCGCAGCGCCTCGCACGCGAGGCCGGCCTCGAGCTCGAGGTCGTCGAGGAGCGCAACGACCCCGACGCCGATCCCGGAACGGTCGCCGAGCAGGACCCCGCGGCGGGAGCCGAGGTCGCGCGCGGGCGTCGGGTGCGGGTCGTGCGCAGCCTCGGATCCGAGCGGCTCGTGGTTCCCGACCTCGTCGGCCAGCCGGCACGGGAGGTGGAGATCCGCCTGCGACAGCTCGGCCTCGAGCCCGGGGTGGAGTCGCACGCGTTTCGGCGGGCCGCCCCCGTCGGCGCGGTGCTGGCGCAGGTTCCCCCCGCGGGCGGTCCCGCATCGTCGGGAACGCGGGTGCATCGCCTGGTCTCCGACGGCCCGGTGCCGGTGCGGTGGGTGATGCCCGACCTCTCCGGTCGCCGTCTCGACGACGTGGAGACGTGGCTCCGGTGGAGCGGACTGCGGCGCGGCGCGTTGCGGCGGGTCGACGGCTCGGGGCGGGATTCGGGGACCATCGTCGGACAACTCCCCGCCGCCGGCGCTCCGGTGTCGGCGAGGGGTGTCGTCGAACTCACGCTGGCACGGTAG
- a CDS encoding TPM domain-containing protein, producing MVMFDRPERRLLSPDDERRVVAAIRAAERRTSGEIRVHVQGRCKGDPLAAAATIFERLGMTHTAARNGVLVFLAVDDRRFAIVGDKGIHEKVGAAFWDALRDALADRLRAGRAADGLIETVEAIGAELSRSFPRAGDDRNELADRVSYGGPL from the coding sequence ATGGTGATGTTCGACCGGCCCGAGCGGAGACTGCTTTCCCCGGACGACGAGCGGCGCGTGGTGGCGGCGATCCGCGCCGCCGAGCGCAGGACCTCGGGGGAGATCCGCGTGCACGTCCAGGGGCGCTGCAAGGGGGACCCGCTCGCGGCCGCCGCGACGATCTTCGAGCGGCTCGGCATGACCCACACGGCCGCGCGCAACGGCGTGCTGGTCTTTCTCGCGGTCGACGATCGCCGATTCGCGATCGTCGGGGACAAGGGGATCCACGAGAAGGTGGGAGCCGCGTTCTGGGACGCGCTTCGCGACGCGCTCGCCGATCGACTGCGCGCCGGTCGCGCGGCCGACGGCCTGATCGAGACCGTCGAGGCGATCGGAGCCGAGCTTTCGCGGAGCTTCCCCCGCGCGGGGGACGACCGGAACGAGCTCGCCGACCGCGTCTCGTACGGAGGGCCCCTATAA
- a CDS encoding TPM domain-containing protein, with protein MRAAFAAALVATAATAAIAFDIPERPQGRVSDYVGMLAPAARARVERKLTDFEASSSTQIAFAFFQTLDGEDVDDLTNRIFERWKLGQAGKDNGVLVALYLRDRKWRIEVGYGLEDRLTDATCARIAQRELLPRLRANDPEGAIAATAEALVAATRGAYTGGASRNRPARAPLLTLLGVFFLVALVITILVRASAGYSGRGRRRIYWGGPFQGGGFGGFSGGGGGGFGGFSGGGGMSGGGGASGSW; from the coding sequence TTGCGTGCCGCGTTCGCCGCCGCGCTCGTGGCGACCGCGGCGACCGCCGCGATCGCCTTCGACATCCCGGAGCGCCCGCAGGGGCGGGTGAGCGACTACGTGGGGATGCTCGCTCCCGCCGCCCGGGCGCGCGTGGAGCGCAAGCTCACCGACTTCGAGGCCTCCTCGTCGACCCAGATCGCCTTCGCGTTCTTCCAGACCCTCGACGGCGAGGACGTCGACGACCTCACCAACCGGATCTTCGAACGCTGGAAGCTCGGTCAGGCCGGGAAGGACAACGGAGTCCTGGTCGCGCTGTACCTGCGCGACCGGAAGTGGCGGATCGAGGTCGGTTACGGCCTCGAGGACCGGCTCACCGACGCGACGTGCGCCAGGATCGCGCAGCGCGAGCTGCTCCCCCGCCTGAGGGCCAACGACCCCGAGGGCGCGATCGCGGCGACGGCGGAGGCGCTCGTCGCGGCCACCCGCGGGGCGTACACGGGGGGCGCGTCCCGCAATCGACCGGCACGCGCGCCGCTGCTCACCCTGCTCGGAGTGTTCTTCCTGGTCGCCCTGGTGATCACGATCCTCGTGCGGGCGAGCGCCGGCTACTCCGGTCGGGGCCGGCGCCGGATCTACTGGGGCGGACCGTTCCAGGGCGGGGGCTTCGGCGGGTTTTCCGGCGGCGGGGGCGGGGGTTTCGGCGGGTTCTCGGGCGGCGGCGGGATGTCGGGGGGAGGAGGGGCGTCGGGGTCATGGTGA
- a CDS encoding LemA family protein — protein sequence MKRVLGCGVFGLVFAVVVIAVLGWGIAAYNRIVRQDVAVAQSWSQVESAYQRRLDLIPNLVETVKGAANFERSTLDAVVAARARATQIVLSPEIVNDPAKFREFQQVQGALGSALSRLIATVEAYPELKATANFGTLQEQIEGTENRINVERRRFNEAVGTYNAAIRVFPGSLVAGLFGFGAKAFFESDSGAEKAPQVKF from the coding sequence ATGAAACGCGTCCTGGGTTGCGGGGTGTTCGGGCTCGTCTTCGCCGTCGTCGTCATCGCCGTCCTCGGCTGGGGGATCGCGGCGTACAACCGGATCGTCCGCCAGGACGTCGCGGTGGCGCAGTCCTGGTCGCAGGTGGAGAGCGCCTACCAGCGTCGCCTCGATCTCATCCCGAACCTCGTCGAGACGGTCAAGGGCGCCGCCAACTTCGAGCGCTCGACCCTCGACGCGGTCGTCGCCGCGCGCGCCCGCGCGACCCAGATCGTCCTGAGCCCGGAGATCGTCAACGACCCGGCGAAGTTCCGCGAGTTCCAGCAGGTCCAGGGAGCGCTCGGCAGCGCGTTGTCGCGCCTCATCGCCACCGTCGAGGCGTACCCCGAGCTCAAGGCGACGGCGAACTTCGGCACCCTCCAGGAGCAGATCGAGGGAACCGAGAACCGCATCAACGTCGAGCGGCGCCGATTCAACGAGGCCGTCGGCACCTACAACGCGGCGATCCGGGTCTTTCCCGGCTCGCTCGTCGCCGGCCTCTTCGGCTTCGGCGCGAAGGCGTTCTTCGAGTCCGACTCGGGGGCCGAGAAGGCTCCCCAGGTGAAGTTCTAG
- a CDS encoding transcription antitermination factor NusB, whose translation MNPRLEAFDVLRRVEAARAFAGILLEEREGRFADPRDAALLHELVLGVLRRRAALDHAIARVSSRPLGEVDLEVLIALRLGAYALLHLDRVPDFAAVTTSVDLVRAAGRKAAAGFANGVLRQIARRGAALLPPEPARGDADALALYASHPAWWTRRLVQRVGWDRARAIVEADNLPAATVLRVRHGIDPRLDGIESRPGTFAPGALHVVSGRPTATPGFAAGTFWMQDEGSQLVPALAGVGAGARVLDACAAPGGKTLALADAVGETGFVVAADRHAGRLRRLARNVARCRLGNVAAVAADMTAPPLRAGFDVVLVDAPCSGTGTMRRHPEIRWRLRLEDLPAIAERQQRLLAAAAGLVRPGGAIVYAVCSMEPEEGASVVETFLASHPAFRRADARPFLPEPARALVGEEGYLHTSPDLDGMDGFFAARIESIADRRVAP comes from the coding sequence TTGAACCCCCGGCTTGAGGCGTTCGACGTCCTGCGGCGGGTCGAGGCGGCCCGCGCATTCGCCGGAATCCTGCTCGAGGAACGCGAGGGCCGCTTCGCCGACCCGCGCGACGCGGCTCTCCTGCACGAGCTGGTCCTCGGAGTGCTGCGCCGCCGGGCCGCACTCGATCACGCGATCGCGCGGGTCTCCTCGCGCCCCCTCGGGGAGGTCGACCTCGAGGTCCTGATCGCGCTGCGCCTGGGTGCGTACGCGCTGCTCCACCTCGATCGCGTCCCGGACTTCGCCGCCGTCACGACGTCGGTCGATCTCGTCCGCGCGGCGGGGCGCAAGGCGGCGGCGGGATTCGCCAACGGCGTCCTCCGCCAGATCGCGCGGCGTGGGGCGGCCCTGCTCCCCCCCGAGCCGGCGCGCGGGGACGCCGACGCCCTCGCGCTGTACGCCTCGCATCCCGCGTGGTGGACGCGACGCCTGGTGCAGCGCGTGGGCTGGGACCGCGCGCGCGCGATCGTGGAGGCGGACAACCTCCCGGCCGCGACGGTGCTGCGCGTGCGCCACGGGATCGATCCGCGTCTGGACGGGATCGAGTCCCGTCCGGGGACGTTCGCGCCGGGGGCCCTCCACGTCGTGTCGGGGCGCCCCACGGCGACCCCCGGTTTCGCCGCCGGGACCTTCTGGATGCAGGACGAGGGCTCGCAACTCGTGCCCGCGCTCGCCGGAGTCGGGGCCGGAGCCCGAGTGCTCGACGCGTGCGCCGCCCCCGGAGGAAAAACGCTCGCCCTCGCCGACGCGGTCGGGGAAACCGGGTTCGTCGTCGCCGCCGACCGGCACGCCGGACGGCTGCGGCGCCTTGCGCGCAACGTCGCGCGCTGCCGCCTCGGAAACGTCGCGGCCGTCGCCGCGGACATGACCGCGCCCCCGCTGCGTGCGGGATTCGACGTCGTGCTCGTCGACGCGCCGTGCAGCGGAACCGGAACGATGCGCCGCCACCCGGAGATCCGTTGGCGCCTTCGCCTCGAGGACCTGCCGGCGATCGCGGAGCGCCAGCAGCGTCTGCTCGCGGCCGCGGCGGGACTGGTCCGCCCCGGCGGCGCGATCGTTTATGCCGTCTGCTCGATGGAGCCGGAGGAGGGCGCATCGGTCGTGGAGACGTTCCTCGCGTCGCACCCGGCGTTCCGGCGGGCGGACGCGCGGCCGTTCCTCCCGGAGCCCGCGCGCGCGCTCGTCGGGGAGGAAGGGTACCTGCACACCTCCCCCGACCTCGACGGCATGGACGGGTTCTTCGCCGCACGAATAGAATCGATCGCCGATCGGAGGGTCGCACCATGA